TCTAATATTATCTCTTCATATTTATACAACAAATAGATTTATTCCAGGCTCTATAGGTCCCGGGTTTGTGTATAACTATTACAATATAGAATCCTGGATTAATGACATTTATAAGAAGCAATTTTCAAGTTTAAATGGTGGCAGCTTTGCTCATGGTTTTTTACCTAAGACATCGTTTCCTGTACTTTTTAATTTTTCACCTTCACCAGATACAACCGGTGATGAAAATAATCCTACAAACTATCTAATTATTAAACCTGGTATAAACATTCTTTCACATAAGAAAAATGCAAGTACTTTTATTTATGAGTTGTTTTTGGAAAAATCTAACTTTATAGTCTTAAGACAATACTTCTATCCAACATGGAAAGCCTACCTTGATTCAAAAGAGACAGATTTATATTTAACTGATTTAGGTTATATTGGGGTTGATGTTCCAAAAGGCAAACATATTCTGGAGATTAGATCAAACTAGTACACCTCATCTTGCTTGCACATTCTCAAAATGGATTAAGCTGCTTTTGAATCTAATTTTTCACAAGTCGTTGTAGTATAATAAAACAAAAGTGGTTTTTATAGATTTGCGGTTTACAAAAAAATTAGCCCAAACTTTATTCAAAATATGGAATGTGATCTGTGTAAATCTAAAAACCTCAAAACATGTTTTCCATATCATACTTATTCACTTGTTGAATGTAGAAATTGTAAGCTTAGGTTCTTAGATCCATTACCCAGTCCAGATGAATTAAAGAAACTCTATTCTAGTGATTACTATTTTAGTCCTGACTCAAACTTATATGGTTACTCAAACTATAAGGAGGATGTGAATCTTATAGTCTTAACTGCAATACAAAGGTATAATACCTTGCGATTGATTCTTGGAAAGAGCTCGCACTTGAAATTACTGGATACCGGGTGTGCTTACGGATACTACATCGATATAGCGAGGTTATACGGCTGGGACGTTAGCGGCGTAGAAATAAACGAAGAATGTGTTAAAGAAGCTAAAAATAAACTCAATCTGGATGTCAGGAAAGGGACTCTTGAAGAGCAGCATTTTCCTGCAGAGACATTTGATGTTGTTACTTGCTGGGATATGATAGAGCATTTATTAAATCCTAGTAATTTCTTGCAACAAGTTAACAGAATTCTTAAGCCTGGCGGATACTTCCTTCTTACTACACCTGACGTTGGAAGCATTCCCGCAAAAGTTCTTGGAAAACGTTGGATGGGATATAAGTCTTATGAACACGTGTATTTCTTTAATAAGAAAACTATCAAGCTATACTTAGAGGCTAATGGGTTTGCCCTTACAAGGTTCCAGTATACCGGCAAATATATCTCAAAGCAGTTGTTCTTAGATCGTTTAAAGTACTACTCAAAATTTTTAGGTTGGTTAGTATCTTTTCTAAACAACCTTCCTTTAAATGTTTTTTACTTAAACCCACTTGACATAATGTTAGTGATAGCTAGAAAAGAAAAATTAGTGCCTTGAAATTATTTTGAAGCTATTTGGAATGTGAGTTAAATCAAATTAAATTATCAGCATAATTTAATTTCTTATTTTATCTCTTGCTGTACTTAAACCAACTTAAGTTCTCTTTCTAAGGCTTGCCTTCTATTAAAAATATTCATCATAACTTTTGACCCATCAAAGTCAAACCTAAATCTCATTCTTCTCATACCTTTTAAGCTCATTACATTCGTAAGGCCTGATTGTCTTTCCTTTGGGCAATAAAACATTAAAAATCCGCCACCACCTGCACCAAGAACTTTTCCACCTAGGGCACCATTTTTTATACCAAGCTCATAAATCCCATCTATGTTGTTTGATGATATTTTGTTAGAAAGTCTCTTTTTAGCTTTCCAATGATCATGCATTAATTTTCCAAATGCATCTAGGTTTCCTCGAGAAATAGCATCTAAAATTTTGTAACCGATATCTTTTATTTCATGAAGGCTGTCAACAACCTGATTATGTGACTTTGATTCTTTGTCTTTAGCAGCTGTGCTTTGCTCTTTTAGGATCTGGCTTGCGGATCTGCTTGTGTGTGTGTAGTAAATTAGTAGTGAACTTTCTAGTTCATCAATGATATCTTCAGATACTTTTGGTCTCTCTACCTTTACTACGCCATCTTTTTCAATGTTTAAAACTGTTAAGCCACCAAATGCGGCTGTATATTGATCTTGCTTTCCTACTGGTTCGTTTAGTACATCTATTTCAATATGGCATGCTTCCATAGCAAGCTCATAGGCAGAGACAGGAATATTTTTGTAGCAGTGTAATGCATTTAAAACTCCTACTAAGTAAGCTCCAGAAGAACCCAGTCCAGTCCCGGCGGGAATATCTGCTATTGATTGAATTTCTATTGCATTTTTTATATTCATAAACTTTAGAGCTTCTCTTACTAAAGGGTGTTGAACGTCCTTTACGTCTGAAACTTCTTCGTATTTGGAATATTTCACTCTTATTAAGTCATCAACTATTGGTGTATTTAAATGAATGAACATATATTTATCAATAGTTACTGAAAAAACAAAGCCACCATATTCATTGTAGTAAGAAGGAAGGTCTGTGCCGCCTCCTCCAAGTGTGATTCTAAACGGTGTTCTTGTAATTATCATTGTAGTTTTTTTGATTGGATTAAATTTTCAGCAATATTTAGTGCATCCTTTGTATCAATTGCTATTACAAAGTCATTAGTCAAAAAAGCTTTCATTGTTTTTTTTCTCTTTAAAATTTCTGGAAAAATATCTTTTCCAAAGTCTAATTGGTTTTCTAACTGAATCATATCTAGAACTTCTGGCTCCAAGATATAAATTCCAGCATTAACAAAGGATTTATACCCTGGAATCATATTTTTTTCTCCTTCTGAAAAAGACAAGACGTTATTATTTTCATCAACAATTACATAGCCGCCTGCGATTTTTGAGTTAATTGACTTATCAGGGTCAAAAATACCAATTGTTACAAATGGGTTACATAAATTATGATAACTCATCATTCTGCCTAAATTGAAGTTCGAAAAATTATCACCATAAATTACTAATAATTGTTCGTTACCAATAAAGCCTTGAGCATTTCTTACAGCTCCAGCAGTCCCTAGTGGTTCTTTTTCAAGCGAGTAGGTAATTTCAACTTCCCAATTCTTACCGTCTTTAAAATAATTTTTAATTATTTCAGGCATGTAGTGTAATGCAATGCATATTTCTTTTATGTTATGTTTTCTTAAAAGTAATATATTGTATTCAAGTAATGGCTTGCCATTTACTTTATACATTGGCTTTGGAATATCTTGTAATCCAAGTCTTGTTCCAAGTCCGCCTGCAAGAACTATTGCTTTCATAAGTTAGTTATAAAATTTTACCAATAAACTTTGCACTCAGCTTATAAAATTTGCTGATTTTTAATGGAAGTAGCAAAAGAATACTAGCAAATAAACTTTAAGTAGTTATCTTTGTTAATTACTGTAAAAGCCCCATTCTTATAATTTTTTAACCAAGCTAGTGGTTTTCTTACTTTCTTTTTAACATTCCATTTTACTTCATATCCATGCAACTTCCCTTTTTTTTCTTCAACAAAATCAATTTCTTGCCCTTCATATGTTCTCCAAAAGTAATTGTTAGTAAAGATTTGACAATATTCTTGTTTTTTAATTCTTTCTGTAATGATGTAGTTTTCCCAAAGCATACCAATGTCATCTCTTAAATCTATAGGATTAAAGTTATTCACTAATGTATTTCTAATGCCATTATCATAAAAACAATATCTAGGATTTTTGCTTATTTCTTTTCTTAAATTCCTACTATAACCAACTAACTTATAAATTACAAATGTTTTCTCCAGTAATTCTAGGTACCTTTCTGCAGTATTTTTACTAATGCCTAACTGACTGCCTAATTCATTGTAAGAGACTTCTTTCCCAATCTGAAAGGCTAAAAGTTGTAAAAGCCTCACTATTTTATCAGAATGTTTTAATCCTTCTAATTCAAGAATATCTTTGTATAAATATGAGTTCACTATTTCTTTTAGATATCGTTGTCTTTGCCCATTGTCATTCATTGTAACTACTTCAGGATATAAACCATAGATTAATCTTGTCTCTAAATTTGCTTCAGTTTCATGTTGATTTTCAATAGAACTTATTTCAATTTGAGAAAGAGGAAATAATTTTAAAGTGTATTTTCTACCTGTTAAAGGTTCTCCAACATCTTTAGCTAAGTCAAAAGCAGAAGAACCAGTTGCAATCACCTTAATGTCTTTTATATGATCTACAATAAGTTTTAAGTTTAATCCAATGTCTTTAATTTTTTGTGCCTCATCGATTACTAGAAGCTTCTTATTACCGACAAAACTTTTAAGTTTTTCAATTGATTGGCTGCTAAGATAACGCTGGACTGTTATATCTTCTCCACTCACAAGTAAATGTTTTTGTTTTGTTTGTTCTAGAAATTTATTAATTAAAGTAGTCTTGCCACACCTCCTGGGTCCATAAATTATTACTACCTTATTGGGATAAAGTGATTTTTTTAAATTCTTTAGTTGTTTCTGAGGAATATACATAATTTTATAAAATTAAATTCTGTCAATGAACTGACATTATTATACCAAATTCTGTCAACAAATAATCATGTAAACCTACACTCCACTATATATCCTAATGCTACAAAAAAATCCATCCACCCATTACACTTTTTCCCTTCTTTAAATGAATATTTAGAAAGAGCTTAATTTTGAATACTGTGGAACCCCTTCCTTCAAAACAAACTTAAAAAATCTTCTGATTACAACTAATAAAGAAATGTCAAAGGTACACCAATTATTTTCTCATCTAAATATGTAACGTGCTCTCCTCTGTAAAAGATAATCCCATATTCCACTTTATATCTGGAATATGATTCTATAAATAACTTCAAACCTCTTAGTACTTGTGGTTTAATTTGGTATGAGGATTTTATTTCAATAGGGATAATTTTCTCTCCAAGCTGTAAAATAAAATCAATCTCTGCATTATTTTTTGTCCGGTAAAAATAAAAATCTGGTCTATGCAGGTGATTTTTAATTGATTTATATATTTCTGAAAATACATAGGATTCTAGAATATTTCCCCAATAGCCTGAAGTCAGCATCCTCTCCTTGTCAAAGTTTTTAAGGATGAAATTTATTATTCCTGTATCAAGCGAGAAAATTTTTGGATTCTTAACTAAGATCTTGTTTCTTTGAATTCTAAAAGGATAAAGTTTTTTAAATTGATAGGATGTTTCAAGGATTGAAATATAATTTTTTACAGTGTTTACATTTATACCTACATCAGAGCTAATATGTGACATATTTAAAACATTTCCTGACTGATAGCAAAGCATGTTATATACGGTTTGGAAATTTCCTAACTCAGGGATTTTTGCTATGTCACGTAAATCCTTCTCTATATATGTTGTAATGTAGTTTTGGAACCATTGTTCTTTCTGTTGATTTGAATTTAAATTATGAACCTTTGGGAAACCTCCGTGAAGAATAAAGTTCTTTAGTTTCTCCTCCTTAATTGGCTTAATTGGAGATATTTCTTTGTAAAGTTCTTTAACATTTTTTGATTTAAGTATTGTTTCTACAATACCTCCTTGTTTAATTGACAAGCTTTCGGAAATTGAAAATGGTAATAATTCTAATATGCCGGCTCTTCCAGCAAGAGATTCTGTAATGGATTTCATTAAAAGAAAATTAGCTGAGCCTGAGAGAATTATTTTCCATTTAAAACCCTCATCAACAATTTTTTTTATTGAATGGAATAAGATGGGTGCTTTCTGTACCTCATCCAAAATTACATTTGAATTAAAATCTTTAACAAATAAATCCGGATCATCTATAGCTTTAATTAGTAAACTTCTATCATCAAGATTAAAATATTTCCAGGACTTGTTCATATAATGTTTTAACATTGTAGATTTCCCGCTTTGTCTTGGACCTGTAATTGATATAACAGGAAAAACCTTAAAGAGAGGCTCGATTTCTTTTTCGATATTTCTTTTTTGATAAACCATACAATTATTATACCAGTAAATTTTGTATTTAGCTTACAAAATTTACTGGTATTGAGCAAAGATGGCATGGCAAAAGTTTTTTTGGTAAAATAAGTTCTCTTTTTATCATGATATTATAAATTAGGATTTATGAACAATTATACTCTGTTTCTCACATATGCTATTATTAGCATGTTTGAGAACTATATGAAATTTGTTGAGATTAAAGAAAAACTAAAAAGGTTTATAGTCTTTTCTATAAATGACATAAGAAAAATTGATGAAAGTAAAAATCTTTTAAGAAGATTATACGAATGGCAAGATAAAAATTATATCAAACGAATTAGCAAGGGTTTTTATATACTTAGTGATTTGGAAATCAATGAACAGATTTTATTTTTAATAGCAAATAAAATATATGAACCTTCTTATGTTTCACTCGAATCAGCATTAAATTTTTATAATCTAATTCCTGAAATTGTGCCAAATATTACCTGTGTAACTACTAAAAAGACCCAGTTGTTTAATACCGAAAAGATTTTATTTATATATAAAAAAGTTAAGTCAAAATCCTTTTTTGGTTATAAATTAATTAAATACAAAAATTGGACATACAAAATTGCTGATGTTGAAAAAACAATCCTGGATTACCTGTATTTAAATCCAAATTTAAAGTCAGAGAATGATTTCAAGGAGCTTAGAATAGATAAAAAGACTTTAAAGAAACAGATTAACAAGACAAAATTAAATCTTTACTTAAAATCAATTGGAAATCAAAAACTGTTAACCAGAGTTAAAAAATTTCTCAGGAGTGTTGAATATGCTTAATTACGAGGATATTGAGAATTATTTCCCTGAGAGTATAAGGCATCAGAAAAAATATATTCTTATGGAGTATTTTCAATACAAAATTTTAAACATATTATTTAGTTT
This DNA window, taken from Candidatus Melainabacteria bacterium, encodes the following:
- a CDS encoding class I SAM-dependent methyltransferase, coding for MECDLCKSKNLKTCFPYHTYSLVECRNCKLRFLDPLPSPDELKKLYSSDYYFSPDSNLYGYSNYKEDVNLIVLTAIQRYNTLRLILGKSSHLKLLDTGCAYGYYIDIARLYGWDVSGVEINEECVKEAKNKLNLDVRKGTLEEQHFPAETFDVVTCWDMIEHLLNPSNFLQQVNRILKPGGYFLLTTPDVGSIPAKVLGKRWMGYKSYEHVYFFNKKTIKLYLEANGFALTRFQYTGKYISKQLFLDRLKYYSKFLGWLVSFLNNLPLNVFYLNPLDIMLVIARKEKLVP
- a CDS encoding galactokinase, with protein sequence MIITRTPFRITLGGGGTDLPSYYNEYGGFVFSVTIDKYMFIHLNTPIVDDLIRVKYSKYEEVSDVKDVQHPLVREALKFMNIKNAIEIQSIADIPAGTGLGSSGAYLVGVLNALHCYKNIPVSAYELAMEACHIEIDVLNEPVGKQDQYTAAFGGLTVLNIEKDGVVKVERPKVSEDIIDELESSLLIYYTHTSRSASQILKEQSTAAKDKESKSHNQVVDSLHEIKDIGYKILDAISRGNLDAFGKLMHDHWKAKKRLSNKISSNNIDGIYELGIKNGALGGKVLGAGGGGFLMFYCPKERQSGLTNVMSLKGMRRMRFRFDFDGSKVMMNIFNRRQALERELKLV
- a CDS encoding nucleotidyltransferase family protein; protein product: MKAIVLAGGLGTRLGLQDIPKPMYKVNGKPLLEYNILLLRKHNIKEICIALHYMPEIIKNYFKDGKNWEVEITYSLEKEPLGTAGAVRNAQGFIGNEQLLVIYGDNFSNFNLGRMMSYHNLCNPFVTIGIFDPDKSINSKIAGGYVIVDENNNVLSFSEGEKNMIPGYKSFVNAGIYILEPEVLDMIQLENQLDFGKDIFPEILKRKKTMKAFLTNDFVIAIDTKDALNIAENLIQSKKLQ
- a CDS encoding ATP-binding protein, producing MYIPQKQLKNLKKSLYPNKVVIIYGPRRCGKTTLINKFLEQTKQKHLLVSGEDITVQRYLSSQSIEKLKSFVGNKKLLVIDEAQKIKDIGLNLKLIVDHIKDIKVIATGSSAFDLAKDVGEPLTGRKYTLKLFPLSQIEISSIENQHETEANLETRLIYGLYPEVVTMNDNGQRQRYLKEIVNSYLYKDILELEGLKHSDKIVRLLQLLAFQIGKEVSYNELGSQLGISKNTAERYLELLEKTFVIYKLVGYSRNLRKEISKNPRYCFYDNGIRNTLVNNFNPIDLRDDIGMLWENYIITERIKKQEYCQIFTNNYFWRTYEGQEIDFVEEKKGKLHGYEVKWNVKKKVRKPLAWLKNYKNGAFTVINKDNYLKFIC
- a CDS encoding ATP-binding protein; translated protein: MVYQKRNIEKEIEPLFKVFPVISITGPRQSGKSTMLKHYMNKSWKYFNLDDRSLLIKAIDDPDLFVKDFNSNVILDEVQKAPILFHSIKKIVDEGFKWKIILSGSANFLLMKSITESLAGRAGILELLPFSISESLSIKQGGIVETILKSKNVKELYKEISPIKPIKEEKLKNFILHGGFPKVHNLNSNQQKEQWFQNYITTYIEKDLRDIAKIPELGNFQTVYNMLCYQSGNVLNMSHISSDVGINVNTVKNYISILETSYQFKKLYPFRIQRNKILVKNPKIFSLDTGIINFILKNFDKERMLTSGYWGNILESYVFSEIYKSIKNHLHRPDFYFYRTKNNAEIDFILQLGEKIIPIEIKSSYQIKPQVLRGLKLFIESYSRYKVEYGIIFYRGEHVTYLDEKIIGVPLTFLY